One window of Phycisphaeraceae bacterium genomic DNA carries:
- the lpxK gene encoding tetraacyldisaccharide 4'-kinase has protein sequence MTDTRPSSPLPGALRVFARPLAAGYSRIIGSRNAAFDAGRGVVEIDRPVISVGNLSVGGTGKTPMVAWVVRTLVEAGHHPAIAMRGYASGAGESDEALEYRESFDGVPVVAQPDRLAGLLALFATEQGEKCDCVVLDDGFQHRRISRQLDIVLVDATCNPFSDRLLPSGWLREPVASLARAGVVVLTHSESAPASELAGIKREIARIKTALKIAVSRHVWKSLTVVVADGQRSEPVAWLRGKRVVAACGIGNPGPFVKSVNEAAGNPAIEFVRPDHDPFVPRTLQQLVDLAKARAVDAIVVTGKDWAKLKRVRREAWPCPVVRAHLEIAFDEGAEALKRAVLDTADAALPAREQ, from the coding sequence ATGACCGACACCCGACCGAGTTCGCCGCTTCCGGGAGCGCTGCGCGTATTCGCACGTCCGCTGGCGGCGGGATACTCACGCATCATCGGGTCGCGGAATGCCGCGTTCGATGCCGGGCGCGGCGTCGTCGAGATCGATCGACCCGTGATCAGCGTGGGCAACCTGAGCGTGGGGGGAACGGGAAAGACGCCGATGGTGGCGTGGGTGGTGCGAACACTCGTGGAGGCCGGGCATCACCCCGCCATCGCGATGCGGGGATACGCGAGCGGAGCGGGCGAGAGCGACGAAGCTTTGGAATATCGCGAATCGTTCGACGGCGTGCCGGTCGTTGCGCAGCCCGATCGCCTCGCCGGATTGCTCGCGCTCTTCGCCACCGAGCAGGGCGAGAAATGTGACTGTGTCGTGCTCGACGACGGCTTTCAGCACCGACGCATCTCGCGCCAACTCGACATTGTGCTCGTGGACGCGACGTGCAATCCGTTTTCCGATCGCCTGCTTCCTTCGGGTTGGCTGCGTGAGCCGGTCGCCTCGCTCGCGCGGGCTGGGGTCGTCGTCCTCACGCATTCGGAATCCGCACCGGCAAGCGAGTTGGCCGGCATCAAGAGGGAGATCGCGCGGATCAAGACGGCGCTGAAAATCGCAGTGTCGAGGCACGTGTGGAAGTCGCTCACAGTTGTCGTCGCGGACGGTCAGCGCAGCGAGCCGGTCGCATGGCTGCGGGGAAAGCGGGTGGTCGCCGCCTGCGGCATCGGGAACCCGGGCCCCTTTGTCAAGTCGGTCAACGAGGCAGCGGGAAACCCCGCGATTGAGTTCGTACGGCCCGATCACGATCCCTTTGTGCCGCGGACTCTGCAACAACTTGTGGATTTGGCGAAGGCGAGGGCGGTCGATGCAATCGTGGTGACGGGAAAAGACTGGGCGAAGCTGAAGCGAGTTCGCAGGGAAGCATGGCCTTGTCCGGTTGTGCGTGCGCATCTTGAGATCGCGTTCGATGAGGGCGCCGAGGCGCTCAAGCGAGCGGTTTTGGATACGGCGGACGCGGCGCTCCCGGCGCGCGAACAATAA
- the rplS gene encoding 50S ribosomal protein L19, whose translation MSQSAKSQQSILESVNTKVLKKDLPSLSIGDTINVHNRIVEGDKERVQVYQGVLIARAGRGMSDMITVRRVVDEVGIERIWPVNSPLIAKIEVLRHGDARRSKLYYLRDRVGKSRRLRDRRRGLKNIEVPGESSPAPAAATEPQKQ comes from the coding sequence ATGTCCCAGAGCGCGAAAAGCCAGCAGTCGATCCTCGAGAGCGTGAACACCAAGGTCCTCAAGAAGGACCTCCCTTCTCTCTCGATCGGCGACACGATCAACGTCCACAACCGCATCGTCGAAGGCGACAAAGAGCGCGTGCAGGTCTATCAGGGCGTGCTCATCGCCCGCGCCGGCCGCGGCATGTCGGACATGATCACCGTCCGTCGCGTCGTCGATGAAGTCGGCATCGAGCGCATCTGGCCGGTCAACAGCCCATTGATCGCGAAGATCGAAGTGCTCCGCCACGGCGATGCGCGTCGCTCCAAGCTCTACTACCTGCGTGACCGCGTCGGCAAGAGCCGCCGCCTCCGCGATCGCCGTCGCGGCCTCAAGAACATCGAAGTCCCCGGCGAATCGAGCCCGGCGCCTGCCGCGGCGACCGAGCCCCAGAAGCAGTAA
- a CDS encoding phosphoribosylanthranilate isomerase, producing MRIKVCCISSHEEARAAVDAGAHALGLVSAMPSGPGPIDENLIAEIAARVPPGVDTFLLTCNHDAASIIDQIRRTRCRTVQLVDEVESDVYSAIRHELPNVRIVQVIHVQDRNAIDEARAAAEHVDAILLDSGRPNAAIKELGGTGRTHDWAISAALREAVGVPVFLAGGLNASNAAEAIRTVRPFGLDLCSGVRSNGRLDPAKLGSFFAAIRGCG from the coding sequence ATGCGCATCAAGGTCTGCTGCATCTCGAGTCACGAAGAAGCTCGCGCCGCTGTCGATGCGGGCGCGCACGCGCTAGGCCTGGTTTCCGCCATGCCGAGCGGTCCGGGGCCGATCGACGAGAACCTGATCGCGGAAATCGCCGCGCGCGTGCCGCCGGGAGTGGACACGTTTTTGCTCACGTGCAATCACGATGCGGCGTCGATCATCGACCAAATCCGGCGAACGCGCTGCCGCACCGTGCAGTTGGTGGATGAGGTCGAAAGCGACGTCTATTCCGCGATTCGACACGAACTCCCCAATGTGCGGATCGTGCAGGTCATCCACGTCCAGGACCGCAATGCGATCGACGAAGCACGTGCCGCGGCAGAGCATGTGGACGCGATCCTGCTCGACAGCGGCAGGCCAAACGCCGCGATCAAGGAACTCGGCGGAACCGGACGTACCCACGATTGGGCGATTTCTGCCGCGCTTCGTGAAGCGGTGGGCGTGCCGGTCTTTCTTGCGGGCGGACTGAACGCATCGAATGCCGCGGAAGCGATCCGGACTGTTCGCCCGTTCGGTCTCGATCTTTGCTCCGGCGTGCGATCCAACGGTCGACTCGATCCGGCGAAGCTGGGCTCGTTCTTTGCAGCGATTCGCGGGTGCGGTTGA
- a CDS encoding Maf family protein, with amino-acid sequence MVAPLIWLASRSPRRRQLLTEAGLQHIAEHPGIEDSELIAPANAKPSEWVASLAYLKACAGAAIVRERGIDEPLLVLGADTACVQNGRMIGTPNSATEARSMLESFCSESHEVVTGVALIGLETCETGVPKVRSLFASSAVVKWGNVSEAEIARYLASNAWQGKAGAYNLRERLDAGWPITCEGDANGVMGLPVAAVIRKVTLLYAGGVS; translated from the coding sequence GTGGTCGCGCCGCTGATCTGGCTCGCGAGTCGCTCGCCACGGCGGCGCCAATTGCTGACTGAAGCCGGGCTGCAGCACATCGCCGAGCACCCCGGAATTGAGGATTCCGAATTGATCGCGCCGGCGAATGCAAAGCCCAGCGAGTGGGTGGCATCGCTCGCCTATCTGAAGGCGTGCGCGGGGGCGGCAATCGTTCGCGAGCGAGGAATCGATGAACCGCTTCTGGTGCTCGGCGCGGACACGGCCTGCGTTCAGAACGGGCGGATGATCGGCACTCCCAACTCTGCCACGGAAGCCCGGTCGATGCTCGAAAGTTTTTGCTCAGAGTCGCACGAAGTGGTCACGGGAGTTGCGTTGATCGGACTGGAAACGTGCGAAACAGGCGTGCCGAAAGTCCGGTCGCTATTTGCGAGCAGCGCGGTCGTGAAGTGGGGCAATGTTTCCGAGGCGGAGATCGCTCGATATCTCGCGAGCAATGCGTGGCAGGGGAAGGCCGGCGCGTACAACCTGCGCGAGCGGCTCGATGCGGGTTGGCCGATCACATGCGAAGGCGATGCGAACGGAGTGATGGGGCTGCCGGTCGCGGCGGTTATCCGGAAAGTCACTCTTCTTTATGCAGGGGGGGTGTCGTGA
- a CDS encoding zinc-binding dehydrogenase: protein MRAVVVTKQGNPVTPNIRFQKDWPDLPPPRAGWVNVRALASAFNHMDLWVGMGIPGLNLTYPRVSGCDCCGIVDSVGLGVDPTWVGRKVIINAATRVPDAARPGDPPGTTLAPNYELIGEHHNGMFAEFFSIPAENLAAMPDGIDPVEGAAFGLCSLTAYSMIATKARLVAGQSVLITGIGGGVATSALAIAKHFSCPVAVTSRHQWKLDKAKTLGADLCVLDSGQDWSKEVRAWTNKRGVDLAVDSSGKATHLNCIKSLARGGCYVTPGCTSGPDATTDLARIFWNQLRIMGSTMGSNDEFKEVAALFAAGKLKPVVDQVFAVADAQQAYARLEAAEQFGKIVLKW, encoded by the coding sequence ATGCGAGCAGTCGTCGTCACGAAACAGGGCAACCCGGTCACTCCGAATATCCGCTTTCAAAAGGACTGGCCCGATCTCCCCCCACCGAGGGCCGGCTGGGTCAACGTGCGTGCGCTCGCTTCAGCATTCAACCACATGGACCTTTGGGTGGGAATGGGAATCCCGGGGTTGAACCTGACTTATCCGCGCGTGAGCGGGTGCGACTGCTGCGGAATAGTCGATTCGGTCGGACTGGGCGTTGATCCGACATGGGTTGGAAGGAAAGTGATCATCAACGCGGCGACGCGCGTGCCGGACGCGGCGCGACCGGGCGATCCGCCCGGCACGACGCTCGCACCGAACTACGAACTTATCGGCGAACACCACAACGGCATGTTCGCGGAGTTCTTTTCGATTCCAGCGGAGAATCTTGCGGCGATGCCGGACGGAATCGACCCGGTTGAAGGCGCCGCGTTCGGGCTCTGCTCGCTGACCGCGTATTCGATGATCGCCACCAAGGCTCGTCTTGTCGCGGGTCAAAGCGTCTTGATCACCGGCATAGGGGGCGGAGTCGCAACAAGCGCGCTCGCGATCGCGAAACACTTCTCGTGCCCCGTCGCGGTGACAAGCCGGCATCAGTGGAAGCTCGACAAGGCGAAGACGCTCGGCGCCGACTTGTGCGTGCTGGATTCGGGCCAGGATTGGAGCAAGGAAGTCCGCGCGTGGACGAACAAGCGCGGCGTCGATCTCGCCGTCGATTCATCCGGAAAAGCAACGCACCTCAACTGCATCAAGTCGCTGGCGAGAGGTGGCTGCTACGTCACGCCCGGCTGCACCAGCGGACCCGACGCCACGACCGATTTGGCTCGCATTTTCTGGAACCAGCTCCGCATCATGGGCAGCACCATGGGCAGCAACGACGAGTTCAAGGAAGTTGCGGCGCTCTTCGCGGCGGGCAAGCTCAAGCCCGTCGTCGACCAGGTCTTCGCGGTTGCCGATGCGCAACAGGCGTACGCGAGGCTCGAAGCGGCGGAGCAATTCGGGAAGATTGTGCTGAAATGGTGA
- the trmD gene encoding tRNA (guanosine(37)-N1)-methyltransferase TrmD has translation MALRFDILTTFPEMFGHEAPAALGLSIPARARAAGLVEWHATNIRDFAENKHSKTDDRPFGGGPGMVMMCQPIWDAVHAVEARDPRPATRILLTPQGVPLKQRLVEELARKPRLLLIAGHYEGLDERVIEKLAPMEVSLGDYVLSGGELGAMVLMDAIIRKLPGALGHEDSSEQDSFSARSPDSTVLLDCPHYTKPREWMGLSVPEILLSGDHGRIAKWRQERMLERTKTRRPDLLGPSEAGG, from the coding sequence ATGGCGCTCCGCTTTGACATCCTCACGACATTTCCCGAAATGTTCGGGCACGAGGCTCCCGCGGCACTGGGACTGAGTATCCCTGCTCGCGCGCGTGCCGCGGGATTGGTTGAGTGGCACGCGACCAACATCCGCGACTTCGCAGAAAACAAGCATTCCAAAACCGACGACCGACCGTTCGGGGGCGGCCCCGGCATGGTCATGATGTGCCAGCCCATTTGGGATGCTGTCCACGCGGTTGAGGCCCGAGACCCGCGCCCGGCAACGCGCATTCTGCTCACGCCGCAGGGTGTGCCGCTGAAGCAGCGCCTCGTTGAAGAGCTGGCGCGCAAGCCCCGGCTTCTCCTCATCGCGGGTCACTACGAAGGACTCGATGAGCGCGTGATCGAAAAGCTCGCTCCGATGGAGGTCAGCCTCGGGGACTACGTGCTTTCGGGCGGTGAACTCGGCGCGATGGTGCTGATGGATGCCATCATCCGCAAGCTGCCAGGCGCACTCGGCCACGAAGATTCGAGCGAACAGGACAGCTTTTCAGCTCGCAGTCCCGATTCGACCGTCCTGCTCGATTGCCCCCACTACACAAAGCCACGCGAGTGGATGGGCCTGAGCGTCCCCGAAATCCTCCTTTCCGGTGACCACGGCAGAATCGCCAAGTGGCGCCAGGAACGGATGCTGGAGCGAACCAAGACCCGGCGTCCGGACCTTCTCGGGCCCTCAGAAGCGGGCGGCTGA
- the rpsP gene encoding 30S ribosomal protein S16 has product MVRLRFQRFGRHNRPFYRLAAIDQRTRRDGVVIEALGWFNPIETDAAKQIQINEERVKHWISVGAQPTDTVRDFLAKRKLVDVSLWEKDREHDRKRVEKKKAAEAAAQAAAGEKKEEAKA; this is encoded by the coding sequence ATGGTTCGTCTTCGCTTTCAGCGCTTTGGCCGTCACAACCGCCCGTTCTACCGCCTCGCCGCGATCGATCAGCGCACCCGCCGCGACGGCGTCGTGATCGAGGCTCTCGGCTGGTTCAATCCGATCGAGACGGATGCCGCCAAGCAAATCCAGATCAACGAAGAGCGCGTCAAGCACTGGATCTCGGTGGGCGCTCAACCGACCGATACCGTCCGTGACTTCCTCGCCAAGCGCAAGCTCGTCGATGTCTCTCTTTGGGAAAAGGACCGCGAGCACGACCGCAAACGCGTCGAGAAGAAGAAGGCCGCCGAAGCCGCCGCTCAGGCCGCAGCCGGCGAGAAGAAGGAAGAAGCCAAGGCCTGA
- the rfaE2 gene encoding D-glycero-beta-D-manno-heptose 1-phosphate adenylyltransferase — protein MDSLLGYLESWKPFTALVVGDLMLDEHLYGDAERLSADAPVPILHVRRKEHRPGGAANVCLDLVALKGKVIAVGVVGDDEAGKLLRRELREQGVSDEGIEVDSTRPTTIKQNLVGLAQARHPQKMFRIDFESREPIVGEVAKRVLDKVRSLIDRVDVLCIEDYSKGVCTEEVCQGVIRIARDAGKEVLVDPAKIATYAKYRGATSMTPNRTEAEFATGLRTHGDGSAEHNTLLAKRLVKEAELETAIITLDRHGALLLEKGKEALAVPTVARKVYDVTGAGDMMLAALAAARANKIDWPDAVRFANAAAGLEVEVFGVQPIPLEQVHHAVLQLSSGEGKLRTLGQLLVEVAARRRAGQKIVFTNGCFDVLHAGHVALLDQASKHGDFLIVGINEDASVRRLKGDGRPVNNQEDRAKVLSSLGSVGSVVFFGDDTPIKLIEAIKPDVLVKGGDYTKNKVVGHEIVEKQGGRVVLIDLVEGRSTTNTIKKMQSSKP, from the coding sequence GTGGATTCACTCCTTGGTTATCTCGAAAGCTGGAAGCCCTTCACGGCGCTGGTCGTCGGCGACCTGATGCTCGATGAGCATCTTTATGGCGATGCGGAACGGCTTTCGGCGGATGCTCCGGTGCCGATCCTGCACGTGCGCCGAAAGGAGCATCGGCCCGGCGGGGCGGCGAACGTGTGCCTCGATCTGGTTGCGCTCAAGGGCAAGGTGATCGCTGTCGGGGTGGTGGGGGACGACGAAGCGGGCAAGCTCCTCAGGAGAGAACTCCGCGAACAGGGTGTGAGCGACGAAGGAATCGAGGTCGATTCAACTCGTCCGACGACGATCAAGCAGAATCTCGTCGGCCTGGCGCAGGCCCGACACCCGCAGAAGATGTTCCGCATCGACTTTGAATCGCGCGAGCCGATCGTCGGCGAGGTCGCAAAGCGTGTGCTCGACAAAGTCCGATCGCTGATCGATCGGGTCGATGTCCTCTGCATCGAGGATTACTCGAAGGGTGTTTGCACCGAAGAAGTCTGCCAGGGTGTGATCCGGATCGCGCGCGATGCAGGCAAGGAAGTGCTCGTTGATCCGGCGAAAATCGCCACGTACGCGAAGTATCGCGGCGCGACGAGCATGACGCCCAACCGCACCGAAGCGGAATTTGCGACCGGTCTGCGGACGCACGGTGATGGATCCGCCGAGCACAACACGCTGCTCGCCAAACGACTCGTGAAAGAAGCGGAATTGGAGACCGCGATCATCACGCTCGATCGGCACGGCGCGCTGCTGCTCGAAAAGGGCAAGGAAGCGCTCGCCGTTCCGACTGTGGCGCGCAAGGTGTACGACGTGACGGGCGCGGGCGACATGATGCTCGCGGCACTCGCCGCGGCACGTGCGAACAAGATCGACTGGCCCGACGCCGTGCGATTTGCCAATGCCGCGGCTGGTCTCGAAGTCGAGGTCTTCGGCGTGCAGCCCATCCCGCTTGAACAGGTGCATCATGCGGTGCTGCAACTCTCGAGCGGCGAGGGCAAGCTCCGAACGCTGGGGCAGCTTCTGGTCGAAGTCGCGGCACGCCGGCGCGCGGGGCAGAAGATCGTCTTCACCAACGGATGCTTCGACGTGCTCCACGCGGGCCACGTCGCGCTTCTCGATCAGGCCTCGAAGCACGGCGATTTTCTAATTGTCGGCATCAACGAGGACGCCTCGGTCAGGCGACTCAAAGGTGACGGGCGCCCCGTGAACAATCAGGAAGACCGCGCGAAGGTGCTTTCGTCGCTCGGAAGCGTCGGTTCAGTGGTTTTCTTCGGCGACGATACCCCCATCAAGTTGATTGAAGCAATCAAGCCCGATGTACTGGTGAAGGGCGGCGACTACACCAAGAACAAGGTGGTGGGGCACGAAATCGTCGAGAAGCAGGGCGGTCGCGTGGTGCTGATTGATCTCGTCGAAGGCCGCAGCACGACGAACACGATCAAGAAGATGCAGTCGAGTAAGCCGTAG